AGGTTGAAATCGGACAGGCGCTCCAGGAATATTTAACGGCTCTTGATCAGCTCGAGGTTGCCAGGGCACAGCTCACCTATGCCCAGGACGCCCTCGATTCCACCCGCCAGCGCTATCGTGTCGGTGCGGCGACGCTGACCGAGTTGACAGATGCCCGTTCCACATTTGTCGAGTCCCGGTATGCCTTGCTCGAAGCGCAAATCGACCGGATGATGCGTACCGTTGCCATGGCCTATTATCGTGGGGATTTGAGCGAGCGATCGTTTGTCGGGGAAGGTGACGTATGAAGCGCTGGTTGCCAGAAAAACTAATGACAACGGTGAAGGTTTTGTTGATTGTCTGCGGAGGATATTATCTGCTGATGCTTGGCTTCGGCTTCGCCGCACAACCGGATGGCCCTCCTCCGGCGGCGCTACAGACCGGAAAGGTCTCGCGTGGCAGCATGGAGGTTACGGTGGCCTGTACCGGCAGCTTGAAGGCGGTTGGTACGGTGGAGGTCGGCACCGAGGTTTCCGGTACCATCGGCAAAGTGCTGGTCGACTATAATGACCGGGTGCGTAAAGGACAGGTGCTGGCCGAACTCGATCTGGAATTGTTCAAAAACGCTGTGGACGAGGCCGAAGCCAATCAGATGGGTGCCGAAGCGCTGTATCGGCAGGCGCTCTCCGAATATCGACGCAATCAGCCGCTGCACCAGCAGGGCCATCTCTCCGATCAGGAATTTCTTGAGTACCGGACAGCGTTGGCCACCACCGGCGCCGATCTGCAATCCAGTAAAGCGACCCTGGCCAAAGCGCGGACCAATCTGCGCAAGGCGCGTATTCTGTCTCCCATCGACGGCACCGTGATCGAAAGGGAAATCGAGGTGGGCCAGACCGTGGCGGCCAGTTACAGTACTCCGACCCTGTTTATTCTGGCCGAGGATCTGGCCCGTATGGAAATCGAAGCCGATGTCGATGAAAGCGACATCGGGCTGATCCGCAAAGGACAAAAAGTCCGTTTTACGGTACAGGCGTATCCTGATCGTCAGTTTCACGGTGAGGTGACGCAGATTCGCCTGAACCCTACCGAGGAGTCGAACGTGGTGACCTATACCGTGGTGGTGGCCGCTCTTAATGATGGGGGGCTGCTGTTGCCGGGCATGACCGCCACCGCCGATTTTATCGTCGACGTGGAGGATGACGCCCTGCTGGTTCCCAACGCGGCATTGCAGTTTGCCGCCCGTCGGCATCCCTCCGCGAAAGATGCAGCGGTGTTGGTGCTGGAAGATGGGGGGCGTTTGCGGCGTTTGGCCGTTGTAAGCGGTCTTTCCGATGGCGTGCAGACGACGGTATTGACTGAGGGCCTTACGGAGGGAATGGT
This DNA window, taken from Syntrophotalea carbinolica DSM 2380, encodes the following:
- a CDS encoding efflux RND transporter periplasmic adaptor subunit, encoding MKRWLPEKLMTTVKVLLIVCGGYYLLMLGFGFAAQPDGPPPAALQTGKVSRGSMEVTVACTGSLKAVGTVEVGTEVSGTIGKVLVDYNDRVRKGQVLAELDLELFKNAVDEAEANQMGAEALYRQALSEYRRNQPLHQQGHLSDQEFLEYRTALATTGADLQSSKATLAKARTNLRKARILSPIDGTVIEREIEVGQTVAASYSTPTLFILAEDLARMEIEADVDESDIGLIRKGQKVRFTVQAYPDRQFHGEVTQIRLNPTEESNVVTYTVVVAALNDGGLLLPGMTATADFIVDVEDDALLVPNAALQFAARRHPSAKDAAVLVLEDGGRLRRLAVVSGLSDGVQTTVLTEGLTEGMVVATGEASSEERSGGSLFSRLMPHPRHGPKPEGRP